In Zingiber officinale cultivar Zhangliang chromosome 1A, Zo_v1.1, whole genome shotgun sequence, a genomic segment contains:
- the LOC121999232 gene encoding pollen receptor-like kinase 2: MVYLARLGPKTNRCRPSADVGDGDGNGVRAPFYRPDAQRIYVVVADWAKLLRRLSHAIPEEDPNSTILGNVKDNIKIENMSLASNLNTDALVGIPTLRTMSFKNNSFGGAIPDLTKFAGLRSVYLSINRFSDEVPDGLYFSRYQFSGLISSSLACSARLLKLRIDDNQFDGRIPNFWQPGLWLFAGNDDLCDVPLSYEYGSPRRSPGFIAGIILIYIAVSLAAIGSSFIFRRSQKQHTDAGGVLPTTQAAKIELVPANREEHASGRSGKKIPKEEQDQLAFVKEGRVKFNIQPVKFRLSLRHHADCKRMQCLEALHHLDEKEKKNCFPTVQIITTLIHGAGLAKNPHHARKLFDEMGERGLTPDRAAYNALVGAFVRADDLKSLLVIMDKMEKLDECERKKFQFKGSV; encoded by the exons atggtctatCTCGCTCGGTTGGGGCCCAAGACGAATCGGTGTCGTCCCTCCGCTGATGTTGGTGATGGTGATGGCAATGGCGTTCGAGCGCCCTTCTATCGTCCCGACGCTCAGCGGATCTATGTCGTGGTCGCTGATTGGGCGAAG CTTCTTCGCCGTCTTTCTCATGCCATACCCGAGGAAGATCCCAACTCTACCATCCTCGGCAATGTCAAAGACAACATCAAGATCGAGAACATGAGCCTAGCTAGCAACCTCAACACCGACGCACTCGTCGGCATCCCCACGCTCCGTACCATGAGCTTCAAGAACAACAGCTTCGGGGGTGCCATCCCGGACCTGACCAAGTTCGCCGGCCTCCGCTCCGTCTACCTCTCCATAAATAGGTTCTCCGACGAGGTGCCCGACGGCCTGTACTTCTCGCGGTACCAATTCTCCGGGCTGATTTCGAGCTCGCTTGCGTGTTCGGCAAGGCTCCTGAAGCTACGCATCGACGACAACCAGTTCGACGGTCGGATCCCCAATTTCTGGCAGCCGGGACTATGGTTG TTCGCCGGCAACGACGATCTGTGCGACGTGCCTCTGAGCTACGAATACGGGTCTCCGAGGAGGTCGCCGGGATTCATCGCGGGGATCATCCTCATTTACATCGCCGTCTCATTAGCAGCAATTGGATCGTCATTCATCTTCCGCCGGTCTCAGAAGCAGCACACGGACGCAGGAGGGGTGCTTCCGACGACCCAAGCCGCCAAGATCGAGCTTGTTCCGGCGAACAGGGAGGAGCATGCGAGCGGGCGCAGTGGAAAGAAGATACCAAAGGAGGAGCAGGACCAGCTGGCGTTCGTCAAGGAAGGCAGGGTCAAGTTCAACATCCAGCCCGTCAAGTTTCGCCTTTCTCTCCGCCACCACGCGGACTGCAAAAGGATGCAGTGTTTGGAGGCCCTGCACCATCTAGatgagaaggaaaagaagaattgCTTCCCTACTGTGCAAATCATCACAACGTTGATTCACGGTGCTGGTCTTGCAAAGAACCCTCACCATGCACGCAAGTTGTTCGACGAAATGGGTGAAAGAGGTCTAACTCCCGACAGGGCGGCTTATAATGCTCTAGTGGGCGCGTTTGTAAGGGCGGATGATCTTAAGTCTCTTTTGGTGATCATGGACAAGATGGAGAAGTTGGATGAATGCGAAAGGAAAAAGTTCCAATTCAAAGGGAGTGTATGA